Proteins encoded within one genomic window of Phototrophicus methaneseepsis:
- a CDS encoding M50 family metallopeptidase, translating to MSLIVEKPKNYRRRALLISFLAMILVYILWNMPDLRGILYPINLFVTYIHEAGHSLAAILTGGSVHSFVVSQDGSGLARTIGGNPALIMPAGYLGAALFGSILFFLSNRFARYSRGIAVALGLFMLVFTVLFARADESGAPVAIMIGSVFGALLAFSGLKGPTLLNMLLLNVLAVSAALEALFDLIYLTQNSGASRGLVTNDAAQFAQSFGLSPELVAFTWAGAAVVMFGFALWYGAYKPLRREINDAYASITTRRGKAV from the coding sequence ATGAGTCTGATTGTTGAAAAGCCGAAGAATTATCGCCGTCGGGCACTGCTTATCAGCTTCCTGGCGATGATTCTGGTCTATATCCTCTGGAATATGCCCGATTTACGGGGCATCCTCTATCCAATTAATCTATTCGTCACCTATATTCACGAAGCAGGACACAGCCTCGCTGCGATTCTGACAGGTGGTTCTGTACACTCTTTCGTTGTCTCGCAAGATGGCAGTGGCCTCGCCCGTACGATTGGTGGCAACCCGGCGCTGATTATGCCCGCAGGTTACCTTGGTGCAGCGTTATTCGGTTCCATTTTGTTCTTCTTGAGCAATCGCTTTGCCCGTTATTCACGCGGTATTGCTGTGGCCCTGGGACTATTTATGCTGGTCTTCACGGTACTTTTCGCCCGTGCGGATGAATCTGGCGCGCCTGTAGCGATTATGATTGGCTCAGTCTTCGGTGCGCTGCTGGCGTTCAGCGGGCTAAAAGGCCCGACGTTGTTAAATATGCTGCTATTGAATGTGCTGGCTGTTTCCGCAGCGTTAGAAGCCCTGTTTGATCTCATTTATCTGACGCAGAACAGTGGTGCCAGTCGTGGCTTAGTGACGAATGATGCGGCCCAATTTGCACAATCGTTTGGCCTCTCGCCGGAGCTGGTTGCTTTTACGTGGGCCGGGGCTGCTGTAGTTATGTTTGGGTTCGCGCTGTGGTATGGGGCTTATAAGCCGCTGCGCCGAGAAATTAACGATGCGTATGCCAGCATCACGACCCGGCGTGGCAAAGCAGTATAG
- a CDS encoding metal ABC transporter permease codes for MDAILQFFTEPLSYVFIQRGMLALVLVGGISAVIGCFVVIRGMSFFGDALAHTVLPGVALSYTAAGGTVGSNLFVGGLGAGIISALVIAYLTRNERLKEDTAVGLVFVTMFALGIAIISTQGSYSIDLAHILFGSINGISQGDLEIMAIMGAIVLVTIGIFYKQFVIISFDLSLAHTLKLRVEFLRVLLLILIAVTIVASLQAVGIALMLALLITPAATARLMVRRLHIMIVTSVIIGIVSGMAGFYLSYYLDIPSGASIVLTMSTIFAIVFVGKRIQVSLQTTSQNKLA; via the coding sequence ATGGACGCCATCCTCCAATTTTTCACTGAGCCACTCAGTTATGTCTTCATTCAGCGCGGCATGCTCGCCCTGGTGCTTGTTGGTGGTATCAGCGCTGTGATCGGCTGCTTCGTGGTCATACGCGGGATGTCTTTCTTCGGCGATGCATTGGCCCATACAGTGCTGCCAGGCGTCGCCTTGTCTTATACAGCAGCAGGCGGCACAGTCGGCAGCAATTTATTCGTTGGCGGCCTCGGTGCGGGGATCATCTCGGCTCTGGTCATTGCCTATCTGACGCGCAACGAACGCCTAAAAGAAGATACAGCTGTCGGACTGGTATTTGTGACGATGTTCGCGCTGGGGATTGCCATCATCAGCACACAGGGCAGCTACAGTATTGACCTGGCCCATATCCTATTCGGCAGCATCAACGGCATTAGCCAGGGCGATTTAGAAATCATGGCGATTATGGGGGCCATCGTCCTGGTGACGATTGGCATCTTCTATAAACAATTCGTCATTATCAGCTTCGACCTCAGCCTGGCACACACGCTCAAGCTGCGGGTCGAGTTTTTGCGCGTGCTGCTTCTCATCCTGATTGCCGTGACCATCGTCGCCAGCTTACAGGCTGTTGGGATTGCGCTGATGCTGGCGCTGCTCATCACACCTGCGGCAACAGCCCGGCTGATGGTCCGTCGGCTGCATATCATGATCGTGACATCCGTGATTATTGGCATCGTGAGCGGCATGGCGGGCTTCTATCTATCGTACTATCTGGACATTCCCTCTGGGGCTTCGATTGTCCTGACGATGAGCACCATCTTCGCGATTGTTTTCGTCGGTAAGCGCATTCAGGTTAGCCTGCAAACCACATCACAGAATAAATTGGCCTGA
- a CDS encoding CobW family GTP-binding protein, with the protein MTRPTQSHPPTPITILTGFLGAGKTTLLNHILHADHGLKIAVLVNDFGAINIDTQLVVGVEGEMVNLSNGCICCTIRGDLLSAVLRLTQSDDPPEYIIIEASGVSDPLAVAMTFRMPEVMPLVNLDSVIALVDAEQFLELEGQDQALSLRQVIVADFIVLNKVDTVTDTYREQVKARIRELVPNARIFETTHAQVPLELLLGVGRYAPEQMAEQTTYDVHVHEQGQAHHEHDHDHEHQDHTLIYSTWSWTSTQPLNLERLREVVGNLPLGVYRAKGIFQVTSNPDMRYVLQLVGKRAVLAGHRPWRPDEQRQSQVVIIGNHDAINKETLTDAFEACIATPEEKADAVLDELRWLRQQSK; encoded by the coding sequence ATGACCCGCCCTACACAATCCCACCCACCGACCCCGATTACGATCCTGACGGGGTTCCTCGGTGCTGGCAAGACAACCCTACTCAACCACATCTTGCATGCTGATCATGGCCTGAAAATTGCCGTCCTTGTCAACGACTTCGGCGCGATCAATATTGATACGCAGCTTGTCGTCGGCGTTGAGGGTGAGATGGTCAACCTTTCTAACGGGTGTATCTGCTGCACGATACGCGGCGATTTGCTCTCAGCGGTGCTGCGCTTAACGCAGTCTGATGATCCGCCAGAATATATCATCATCGAAGCCAGCGGCGTCTCCGACCCGTTAGCTGTTGCCATGACGTTCCGTATGCCGGAAGTCATGCCCCTGGTCAACCTCGATAGCGTCATCGCACTCGTGGATGCAGAACAATTTTTGGAGCTGGAAGGCCAGGATCAGGCGCTCAGCCTGCGTCAGGTCATCGTGGCAGATTTCATCGTGCTCAATAAGGTCGATACTGTCACAGATACATATCGTGAGCAGGTCAAAGCACGTATACGCGAACTGGTGCCCAATGCCCGTATCTTTGAGACAACCCATGCACAGGTCCCGCTGGAATTGCTGCTGGGCGTTGGGCGCTATGCCCCGGAGCAAATGGCAGAGCAAACCACCTATGATGTCCATGTGCACGAACAGGGGCAAGCACATCATGAGCACGACCATGACCACGAGCATCAAGACCATACACTGATTTATAGCACGTGGAGTTGGACCAGCACGCAGCCGCTTAACCTGGAGCGCCTACGCGAAGTCGTTGGCAATTTGCCATTGGGCGTCTACCGTGCGAAAGGCATCTTCCAGGTCACCAGCAACCCGGATATGCGTTACGTGCTACAGCTCGTCGGCAAACGGGCTGTCCTGGCGGGGCATCGCCCCTGGCGGCCAGATGAACAGCGTCAATCGCAGGTGGTCATCATTGGCAACCATGATGCGATCAACAAAGAAACCCTGACGGATGCCTTCGAAGCCTGCATCGCTACCCCAGAAGAAAAAGCCGACGCCGTACTCGATGAATTGCGCTGGCTGCGCCAACAGTCAAAATAA
- a CDS encoding Gfo/Idh/MocA family protein, whose product MMTLQKKVRIGVVGVGIMGGSHVRDVISLPNAELAAICDIDTQKSLLAADHDVPFFTDYNEMLAMDGLDAIIIATPHYDHPGISLAALEKGIHVLVEKPVAVHINEAQRMNDGYEAALKIYPSLKFGVVFMQRTYGHWLKIKDLVDSGELGELMRTTWIITDWFRTQYYYDMGGWRASWKGEGGGILMNQAPHNLDLYQWLVGMPSRVHGFASFGKHHRIEVEDEVTAYFEHANGMVGHFITTTGESPGTNRLEIVGENGKLVYENNVLLFYRNRFSSRQQIAEAQTGFEKVESWQIDVPYAHHGQSGHRHIIANFVDAILNDAPLVAPAVEGIYSLMIDNAIILSAYQNQTVDLPIDGDVYEALLNRLIAESTRS is encoded by the coding sequence ATGATGACTTTACAAAAAAAAGTTCGTATCGGGGTGGTTGGCGTCGGCATTATGGGGGGCTCCCATGTGCGAGACGTTATCAGCCTGCCGAATGCGGAACTTGCCGCTATATGTGATATTGATACACAGAAAAGCCTACTCGCAGCAGACCACGACGTTCCCTTTTTCACAGATTATAACGAGATGCTGGCGATGGATGGCCTGGATGCCATCATTATTGCGACCCCGCATTATGATCATCCCGGTATTTCGCTCGCAGCGCTGGAAAAAGGCATCCACGTCCTGGTGGAGAAACCCGTTGCTGTGCATATCAACGAAGCCCAGCGTATGAATGATGGCTACGAAGCTGCTCTCAAAATATACCCGAGCCTCAAATTTGGCGTGGTCTTCATGCAGCGCACTTACGGCCATTGGCTGAAGATCAAGGATCTCGTCGATAGTGGTGAATTGGGTGAACTCATGCGCACCACCTGGATCATCACGGATTGGTTCCGCACCCAGTACTATTACGATATGGGTGGTTGGCGCGCCAGTTGGAAGGGCGAAGGTGGCGGTATCCTGATGAATCAAGCCCCACACAACCTGGACTTGTATCAATGGCTGGTGGGTATGCCTAGCCGGGTACATGGTTTTGCTAGCTTCGGCAAGCATCATCGGATTGAGGTCGAAGATGAGGTCACGGCCTACTTCGAACACGCTAACGGCATGGTGGGGCACTTCATCACCACCACGGGGGAATCCCCAGGAACCAACCGTCTTGAAATCGTCGGAGAAAATGGCAAGCTCGTTTACGAAAATAATGTGCTCCTGTTTTATCGCAATCGCTTTTCATCGCGCCAGCAAATCGCAGAAGCTCAAACTGGCTTTGAAAAGGTGGAAAGCTGGCAGATTGATGTACCCTACGCGCATCATGGGCAGTCCGGGCACCGTCACATCATTGCAAACTTCGTTGATGCTATCCTGAATGACGCGCCCCTGGTGGCGCCTGCTGTGGAGGGCATTTATTCTCTGATGATTGATAACGCCATTATCTTATCTGCTTATCAAAATCAGACGGTGGATTTGCCGATTGATGGCGATGTTTATGAAGCCTTGCTCAACCGCCTGATTGCTGAATCAACCCGGTCCTGA
- a CDS encoding amidohydrolase, with amino-acid sequence MSILIRNARVLQTAPHAVTILENQDILIRGNRIEAIQATGKVDASHFETVIDAGGQLAMPGLINTHSHVPMVMFRGLAEDVDLANWFNEMWALEANLTPEDVYWGMMLGIAEMIEAGVTAVADHYWYEDMAAKAVEEAGTRALLGWAMFGSDGPEAIEKTGAFVRDYNGAANGRITTIMAPHAPYTCDDDFLRAVSRKAEQIGARIHTHASETAQQTQDSLNTRGKTPIEVLRDTGVLEQSALLAHICGATESDLDILEQYETTIAHCPKTYLKLAMGLTPVPELRERGIAVGLGTDGAVSNNTLDIWESMRLMAMTQKERMGTPTVLPKHEVLYIATQESATVYGQPEQLGSLEVGKLADVILVDLTATHHQPLYDIPASLIYSARASDVQTVICDGAVLMRDRVLLTLNKADIIAHLREGMGRLSEKVPGARIQVYE; translated from the coding sequence ATGAGTATCCTGATACGCAACGCGCGCGTCCTACAAACCGCGCCTCATGCCGTGACCATACTGGAAAACCAGGACATCCTGATACGCGGTAATCGCATCGAAGCGATACAAGCGACTGGTAAGGTCGATGCTTCCCACTTTGAGACTGTCATTGATGCCGGTGGGCAGCTTGCAATGCCGGGCCTCATCAATACGCACAGCCATGTGCCAATGGTGATGTTCCGTGGATTGGCAGAAGATGTCGATCTGGCGAATTGGTTTAACGAAATGTGGGCACTAGAAGCAAATCTCACGCCAGAAGATGTCTATTGGGGCATGATGCTTGGCATCGCGGAGATGATCGAAGCCGGGGTCACCGCAGTGGCGGACCATTACTGGTACGAGGATATGGCCGCAAAAGCTGTTGAAGAAGCAGGCACACGAGCTCTATTAGGTTGGGCAATGTTCGGTAGCGATGGTCCAGAAGCCATTGAAAAGACGGGAGCGTTCGTCCGTGACTATAATGGCGCTGCCAATGGCCGCATCACAACGATTATGGCACCGCACGCACCTTATACCTGCGACGATGATTTTTTGCGTGCTGTCTCTCGTAAAGCGGAGCAAATTGGAGCGCGCATTCATACTCATGCGTCAGAAACGGCTCAGCAAACCCAGGACAGCCTGAACACACGTGGCAAAACACCGATTGAAGTGCTGCGCGATACGGGCGTGTTAGAACAGAGCGCTCTTCTAGCGCATATCTGCGGTGCCACAGAGAGCGACCTCGATATTCTTGAGCAATATGAGACGACCATCGCCCACTGCCCCAAGACCTATCTCAAGCTGGCAATGGGCCTGACGCCCGTCCCGGAACTGCGCGAGCGCGGTATTGCCGTCGGGCTGGGGACAGATGGGGCTGTCAGCAATAACACGCTCGATATCTGGGAGAGTATGCGCCTGATGGCGATGACCCAGAAAGAGCGCATGGGCACGCCTACAGTGCTGCCCAAACATGAAGTGCTCTATATCGCCACCCAGGAGAGCGCCACCGTCTACGGGCAGCCTGAACAACTCGGCTCGTTGGAAGTAGGCAAGCTCGCAGATGTCATCCTGGTTGACCTGACAGCGACACACCATCAACCACTCTATGACATCCCGGCCAGCCTGATCTACAGCGCGCGCGCCAGTGATGTGCAAACAGTCATTTGTGATGGGGCTGTCCTCATGCGCGACCGCGTCCTACTGACACTCAATAAAGCGGATATCATCGCCCACTTGCGCGAAGGCATGGGCCGCCTGAGCGAAAAAGTCCCCGGCGCGCGCATCCAGGTTTATGAATAA
- a CDS encoding sugar phosphate isomerase/epimerase family protein, with protein MQKPVLAAQLYTIRDYTKTVDDFAASMKKIAEIGYTAVQVSAIGPISHEDVWRIVQDNGLTICITHIPYDRLLNDLDDVIAQHKLWQTKHVAIGSMPAEFRSSGEEGYQRFVAFANETGEKLYDAGLTFSYHNHSFEFVKFGGRSGLEFIYEESDPRYLKAELDTYWVQHGGSDPAAWIKKLKDRMPVVHLKDMVMHDVDPNKIERGVEQIMAEVGEGNLNWPSILQACEEAHVEWYAVEQDICQRDPFESLTISYNNLKVMGLS; from the coding sequence ATGCAAAAACCCGTCTTAGCTGCCCAACTTTATACAATCCGTGATTACACAAAAACGGTGGATGACTTCGCCGCTAGTATGAAGAAAATTGCGGAAATTGGTTATACTGCCGTGCAGGTTTCGGCCATTGGGCCGATCTCTCATGAGGATGTATGGCGCATCGTGCAGGATAACGGCTTAACCATCTGCATCACGCATATTCCTTATGATCGCCTGTTGAATGACCTGGATGATGTCATCGCACAACACAAGCTCTGGCAGACGAAGCACGTTGCTATTGGCAGTATGCCCGCTGAATTCCGTTCCAGCGGGGAAGAAGGTTACCAACGCTTTGTGGCGTTCGCCAATGAAACGGGCGAAAAGCTCTATGATGCTGGCCTCACCTTCAGCTATCACAATCACAGTTTTGAATTTGTTAAATTTGGGGGGCGCAGCGGTCTGGAGTTCATCTACGAAGAGAGTGACCCGCGTTACCTCAAAGCTGAGTTGGATACATACTGGGTACAGCATGGCGGCAGCGACCCCGCAGCCTGGATCAAGAAGCTCAAAGATCGTATGCCTGTGGTTCACCTGAAGGATATGGTCATGCACGATGTAGACCCGAATAAAATTGAGCGCGGCGTTGAGCAAATCATGGCGGAAGTTGGCGAGGGTAATTTGAACTGGCCGTCCATCTTGCAAGCCTGCGAAGAAGCCCATGTTGAGTGGTACGCCGTCGAGCAGGATATCTGCCAGCGTGATCCCTTCGAGAGCCTCACCATCAGTTACAACAATCTGAAAGTGATGGGCCTTTCTTAG
- a CDS encoding metal ABC transporter substrate-binding protein: protein MRQRLFSGVICLLLLSAVSFVHAQDDRLQIVASNSILANVATIVAGDAADVTSTMPAGADPHSFQPTPNELTALADADIVFVNGALFEEGLLEAIENAGTDMNIVTASSCVDILAFGEHDHDHEEEAGEHEEEHTVEPAAEVDSDIAALCESHYAEMEALHEASHDEGEESAETEDHEGEDAEHDHSAGESLGPLYTLNCESQDHEEEHEEGEHNHGACDPHVWLDPHNVMYWTMLIRDTLIEADPANADTYTSNAAAYLDELDTLAHDFIVPMVESVPEENRILVTNHDAFGYFAAHYGFEVVGTVIPSGSTLAEPSTADVAALIDTIREANVPAIFAETTVNTSLADQIAEETGATIYTLYSGSLSDADGPASTYVDYIHYNITTIVEALGGGIE from the coding sequence ATGCGCCAACGCCTATTCTCAGGGGTTATATGTCTCTTACTGCTGAGTGCAGTCTCATTCGTCCATGCCCAGGATGATCGTTTGCAAATTGTCGCCAGCAACAGCATTCTGGCAAATGTCGCCACAATAGTGGCAGGTGATGCTGCCGATGTCACCAGCACGATGCCCGCCGGGGCGGATCCGCACAGCTTCCAGCCAACGCCGAATGAACTCACTGCCCTGGCAGATGCCGATATTGTCTTCGTCAACGGGGCGCTATTCGAAGAAGGCTTGTTAGAAGCCATTGAAAATGCCGGCACGGATATGAACATCGTCACGGCTTCGTCCTGTGTGGATATCCTTGCTTTCGGTGAGCATGACCATGACCATGAGGAAGAAGCCGGGGAGCATGAAGAGGAACACACCGTCGAACCTGCTGCTGAGGTCGACAGTGACATCGCAGCGCTGTGTGAATCTCACTATGCTGAGATGGAAGCACTGCATGAAGCAAGCCATGACGAAGGTGAAGAATCTGCTGAAACTGAGGACCATGAAGGCGAAGATGCCGAGCATGATCACAGCGCAGGCGAGTCGCTTGGCCCGCTCTATACGCTCAACTGTGAGAGCCAAGATCATGAAGAAGAACATGAAGAAGGTGAACATAATCACGGTGCCTGTGACCCGCACGTCTGGCTAGACCCGCACAACGTCATGTATTGGACCATGCTCATCCGGGATACGCTCATAGAAGCCGACCCGGCTAATGCTGATACCTATACCAGCAATGCCGCCGCCTATCTGGATGAGTTGGATACACTGGCCCATGACTTTATTGTGCCGATGGTCGAGAGCGTGCCGGAAGAAAACCGAATCCTCGTCACAAACCACGATGCCTTCGGCTACTTCGCTGCACATTATGGGTTTGAAGTTGTCGGCACAGTCATCCCAAGTGGCAGCACGCTCGCTGAGCCAAGCACAGCCGATGTCGCGGCCCTGATTGATACGATCCGAGAAGCAAACGTCCCGGCAATCTTCGCAGAGACAACTGTCAATACAAGCCTTGCCGACCAGATCGCAGAAGAAACAGGCGCAACCATCTATACGCTCTACAGCGGCTCCCTGAGCGATGCAGATGGCCCGGCCAGTACTTATGTGGATTATATCCATTACAACATAACGACCATCGTCGAAGCCCTGGGTGGTGGTATAGAATAG
- a CDS encoding LysR family transcriptional regulator: MELGQLEAFESAARRGSFTLAGEELGLTQPSVSARIAGLEQILGGPLFERGGRQLTLTQLGKAFLPYTERALAAIDDGAKAVRRHIEGKTGYLTMAALDLPAQFMLPKPLMRFRKAYSFVDTSIVLRTSPEIIASLMQGTVSLGLIGTRLYGKGVDVHGRFIEPIHAYVAPSHPLAQAQNLVVGDLYSHTIYLTTLNRDVTATISTIVEHARPGSGGAVLRLPAIMLIPFLVQGEGVAFLPESAVKTQVETGELMPLTIGDLPPLMNELLLISIQGRELDAPTQAFVQMFRAEWYHLLVD; encoded by the coding sequence ATGGAATTAGGACAACTAGAAGCATTTGAATCCGCAGCCCGCAGAGGGAGCTTCACTCTGGCAGGCGAAGAACTAGGGCTGACACAGCCTTCCGTCAGTGCGCGGATTGCGGGCCTGGAGCAGATCCTGGGCGGGCCTTTGTTCGAACGTGGCGGGCGTCAGCTCACTCTGACCCAGCTCGGAAAAGCATTCCTACCTTATACAGAGCGCGCCCTGGCAGCTATTGACGATGGAGCCAAGGCCGTGCGGCGGCATATCGAAGGGAAAACGGGTTATCTCACTATGGCGGCGCTGGATTTACCTGCTCAGTTTATGCTGCCCAAGCCGCTCATGCGGTTTCGCAAGGCGTATTCATTTGTTGATACGTCTATCGTATTGCGAACCTCGCCTGAAATTATAGCCAGCCTGATGCAAGGGACTGTTTCACTTGGTTTAATCGGCACACGGTTGTATGGTAAAGGGGTCGATGTCCATGGGCGCTTTATTGAGCCGATACACGCTTACGTCGCGCCATCACATCCACTCGCCCAGGCGCAAAATCTCGTCGTCGGGGACCTGTATTCCCATACGATTTATCTCACAACGCTGAATCGCGACGTCACAGCGACCATCTCGACCATCGTTGAACATGCCAGGCCGGGCAGCGGGGGCGCTGTTTTGCGCCTGCCTGCCATTATGCTGATTCCTTTTTTGGTCCAGGGCGAGGGCGTGGCCTTCCTACCGGAAAGCGCCGTAAAGACACAGGTCGAGACGGGTGAATTAATGCCTTTGACGATTGGCGACCTGCCGCCTTTAATGAACGAACTGCTGCTCATCTCGATACAAGGACGGGAATTAGACGCCCCTACACAAGCGTTTGTGCAAATGTTCCGTGCTGAATGGTACCATCTACTCGTGGATTAA
- a CDS encoding U32 family peptidase — protein MENLVRNRLEQLGLPAGDLYTLPDSQKRFPDGAQYRIEIPSVEGPNALAAVLEEAERYGIRIHRVSQGSGIMMLTDEEIREVARLGHEAQIEVSLFVGPRAAWDTSAQVISPAGRNLGARLRGMDQVVYATQDIIRATQLGIRSVLVADEGQLWLVNEMKKTGDLPTDLVVKISVQMGAANPISVRWMETLGAGTYNVPTDLSLPQLAAIRAAVSLPLDIYVEVPDNFGGFVRHYEVPEMIRVAAPMYVKLGIRNGVDIYPSGRHIEDLAIKQARERVHRAKLVYDLIQRFVPEAVMTAHTAPDLGVPVLV, from the coding sequence ATGGAAAATCTTGTACGGAACCGATTAGAACAACTTGGCTTGCCTGCTGGTGATTTGTACACGCTGCCAGATTCCCAAAAGCGCTTCCCGGATGGCGCGCAGTACCGTATCGAAATTCCCAGTGTCGAGGGGCCGAATGCCCTGGCCGCTGTGCTGGAAGAAGCAGAGCGTTACGGTATCCGCATTCATCGGGTATCGCAGGGCAGCGGCATTATGATGCTCACTGATGAAGAAATCCGTGAGGTGGCACGCCTGGGCCACGAAGCACAGATTGAAGTTAGCTTATTTGTGGGGCCGCGCGCTGCCTGGGATACCAGTGCACAGGTGATCTCGCCAGCGGGGCGTAACCTGGGAGCTCGTTTGCGCGGTATGGACCAGGTTGTCTATGCGACACAGGATATTATCCGCGCCACACAATTGGGGATTCGCTCTGTGCTGGTCGCTGATGAAGGTCAGCTATGGCTTGTGAATGAGATGAAGAAAACAGGCGATTTGCCGACTGATCTCGTGGTGAAAATCTCTGTACAGATGGGTGCTGCCAACCCAATTTCTGTACGCTGGATGGAGACACTAGGTGCAGGTACTTATAACGTGCCGACGGATCTATCACTGCCACAGTTGGCAGCCATCCGGGCGGCTGTTTCGCTGCCATTGGATATTTACGTAGAGGTGCCGGATAACTTCGGTGGGTTTGTGCGCCATTACGAAGTGCCGGAGATGATCCGCGTGGCTGCGCCGATGTATGTCAAGCTTGGCATTCGTAATGGCGTTGATATTTATCCGTCCGGGCGGCACATTGAGGACCTGGCGATTAAGCAGGCTCGTGAGCGCGTCCACAGGGCCAAGCTTGTCTATGATTTGATTCAGCGGTTTGTACCGGAAGCTGTGATGACTGCGCATACAGCCCCGGACCTGGGCGTGCCTGTCCTGGTCTAG
- a CDS encoding metal ABC transporter ATP-binding protein: MNQTVMKQTVTQSNPLSGATPNQTADSHTHHQSVALNVHNLSAGYPGDRQAISNIQFAIKRGERVAIIGPNGAGKSTLFKAIAGLIPFTTGEISVQGEDCRSSHAYVGYVPQQQDIDWTFPVSVYDVIMMGRARHSKWFPWWQQSDHERTKQLLAQLSLTSIANRQIGELSGGQKRRVFIARALAQEASVLLMDEPFTGVDTTAEQEIMETLDVLRNQGITILLATHNLEKAASAFDKILLLKQQQLAYGPPSEIMQPDVLRLAFGGGLSVFQQGNETIFIADEHGANS; this comes from the coding sequence ATGAATCAAACAGTGATGAAGCAAACCGTGACACAATCAAACCCATTATCTGGTGCAACGCCTAATCAGACAGCCGATAGCCATACACATCACCAAAGCGTGGCGCTCAATGTACATAATCTATCTGCTGGCTACCCTGGGGATCGTCAGGCGATCTCAAATATTCAATTCGCCATCAAACGAGGCGAGCGCGTGGCAATCATTGGTCCCAATGGCGCAGGTAAAAGTACGCTTTTTAAAGCGATTGCTGGCCTGATCCCCTTCACAACGGGGGAAATTTCCGTACAGGGCGAAGACTGCCGCAGCAGCCACGCCTATGTCGGCTACGTCCCCCAACAGCAGGATATTGACTGGACATTCCCAGTCAGCGTGTATGACGTCATCATGATGGGACGGGCACGCCATAGCAAATGGTTCCCCTGGTGGCAGCAAAGTGACCATGAGCGCACCAAACAACTCCTGGCACAACTCAGCCTGACCAGCATCGCCAATCGGCAAATCGGCGAACTCAGCGGCGGGCAAAAGCGGCGCGTCTTCATCGCGCGGGCACTGGCCCAGGAAGCCAGCGTCTTGTTGATGGATGAGCCCTTTACCGGCGTGGATACCACAGCCGAGCAGGAAATTATGGAGACGCTCGACGTCTTGCGCAACCAGGGCATTACGATTCTATTGGCGACCCACAACCTGGAAAAAGCAGCCAGTGCCTTCGATAAAATTCTGCTGCTCAAACAGCAGCAGCTCGCCTATGGCCCGCCGAGTGAAATCATGCAGCCGGATGTGCTCAGGCTCGCTTTTGGCGGTGGGCTGAGCGTCTTCCAACAGGGCAATGAGACGATCTTCATTGCGGACGAACACGGAGCAAATAGCTAG